One window of Vanessa cardui chromosome 5, ilVanCard2.1, whole genome shotgun sequence genomic DNA carries:
- the LOC124529725 gene encoding Usher syndrome type-1G protein homolog has translation MTTDRFHKAAKDGLLEVLREATRKECNNKDESGMTPTLWAAFEGHIEALRLLCGRGGEPDKADYFGNTALHLAAARGHKECVTFLVNFGANMYSIDVDGHTAQELAGINGRDDILRFLDQATGKLEHNDKKKAKSLKEKAKKDHEKVQKQYTKRQSKAEVLAEKELKKLAREWETGYNEDITPMPHRPSNVLMALKQKMTRSSSQGNLLEEQPRPTYSALVGTVNSGARGRGAVYKKALASKLRNGTLGKNTPAKDDFKVGEVEKGRRSVTSLSGLRRDSEVMYVGTFGAGPQQRGAVADVFTDPEPRKATLTRSASQPDFLAAAQAEDNGIGQEVLLQEPASIFDRPGFGSVAFRRSITATLSALPASEELSIGSAGSLAARHAYQPAEWNSTQSGSSTITSDEEAEAEESGYSSLERFLTAWGLSQYIQKFKDEQIDLDALMLLTESDLKSLGLPLGPYRKLVTAVQERKQALSHPGPMIDTAI, from the exons AGCCGCCAAGGACGGACTGCTGGAAGTCCTCCGAGAGGCGACGAGGAAAGAATGCAACAACAAAGACGAATCTGGTATGACGCCGACATTATGGGCAGCCTTCGAGGGTCACATAGAGGCGCTGAGACTGCTTTGCGGACGGGG gGGTGAGCCTGACAAAGCCGATTACTTTGGCAATACAGCCCTTCACCTCGCAGCCGCGAGGGGACACAAAGAATGTGTTACGTTCCTTGTCAATTTTGGAGCCAACATGTATTCTATAGACGTGGATGGACACACGGCCCAGGAGCTGGCTGGCATCAATGGTCGGGACGACATTTTACGTTTTCTGGACCAAGCGACGGGGAAATTGGAACACAATGACAA aaAGAAAGCGAAGTCATTAAAGGAGAAGGCGAAAAAAGATCACGAGAAAGTACAGAAACAGTACACGAAGAGGCAAAGTAAGGCAGAGGTGCTGGCGGAGAAGGAATTGAAGAAGTTGGCAAGGGAATGGGAGACGGGATACAACGAGGACATCACGCCGATGCCGCACAGGCCCAGCAATGTTCTGATGGCTTTAAAGCAAAAGATGACTCGGTCTTCAAGCCAAG GGAATCTGTTAGAAGAACAACCTCGACCGACGTACAGTGCGCTGGTGGGGACGGTCAACTCCGGGGCGAGGGGGCGCGGGGCGGTGTACAAGAAGGCTCTCGCCAGTAAACTACGAAACGGTACATTGGGGAAGAATACACCGGCGAAAGACGATTTTAAG GTGGGCGAGGTGGAGAAGGGGCGGCGCTCGGTGACGTCACTGAGCGGGCTGCGGCGCGACTCGGAGGTCATGTACGTGGGCACGTTCGGCGCCGGCCCGCAGCAGCGCGGCGCCGTCGCCGACGTCTTCACCGACCCCGAGCCCCGGAAAGCCACTTTGACCAG ATCGGCCAGCCAGCCGGACTTCTTAGCAGCAGCGCAAGCTGAGGACAACGGTATCGGACAGGAGGTGCTGTTGCAGGAACCAGCGAGCATATTCGACAGGCCGGGCTTCGGGAGCGTTGCCTTCAG GCGGTCCATCACAGCGACCCTGAGCGCGCTGCCAGCCAGCGAGGAGCTGTCCATCGGCTCGGCCGGCTCGCTCGCCGCCCGACACGCCTACCAGCCCGCCGAGTGGAACTCCACACAATCCG GAAGCTCAACAATAACATCAGACGAAGAAGCTGAAGCAGAGGAGTCGGGGTACTCGTCGCTCGAACGATTTCTGACTGCGTGGGGCCTCTCGCAATATATACAGAAGTTTAAGGACGAACAAATAGATCTAGACGCCCTTATGTTACTTACTGAAAGCGATTTGAAATCTCTCGGCCTTCCTCTAGGGCCCTACAGGAAACTGGTCACAGCGGTACAAGAAAGGAAGCAAGCGCTATCTCACCCAGGACCCATGATCGATACGgctatatga